A part of Aurantimicrobium sp. MWH-Uga1 genomic DNA contains:
- a CDS encoding primosomal protein N' — protein sequence MNSQPGFATVLLDTSLPQLDHVFEYRIPEALKGEVRVGSKVSVPLRSGARFSDAYVTAISEKPEFTGDLQFIENVISPVTLLKPDTLQLARKIADRQAGSAMDVLRLIIPARYVRAEKAFLAEPFKPNDFSGDIPSKPEEFNPLHIPFGSRFALKVPPRLEVSSGLTSSNWVKLFVALAAEQLAKGFSTVIAVPDFRDIEKLEQACVVAGLEKHFIRVDAKLSGQQRYVNYLRSLTQEPLIILGNRSATLAPAHNLGLLVVWDDGDHNFEEPLGPYAHARDVSLVRQSLSGCSLLFASHTRSLETQRLVKLGFFTEAPVDEVAQPEIVLTDANLEEGTSPSRIPGAAWLGAKKALERGPVLVQVASPGFSPALVCSACKERATCASCHGPLHLAHRNSSPSCRWCGNLNAAWTCDGCAGTQLRPIAAGTERTSDEIGRAFPGVKVIVADGQHIITSVPEQPAIIVATPGAEPLAEGGYAAILLLDGERLRGREAFRVDEDVLRNWSNTIALAKSDATVFINGAGQVLGQTLLESAQVRWAAHELADRMELHLPPAVRVVSVSGSVEMVRTTCDEIPPLAGHRVLGPVSQVDGSSRALIFFEYKDGEKLATNLRAAVISSATRSKKPSYSDRAARVLRLRVRFDDPDIDSL from the coding sequence GTGAACTCTCAACCTGGGTTTGCGACTGTGTTGCTAGACACCTCCTTACCTCAGCTTGACCACGTTTTTGAATATCGCATTCCCGAGGCTCTCAAGGGCGAAGTTCGTGTGGGTTCAAAAGTCTCTGTTCCTCTGAGATCTGGTGCTCGGTTTTCAGATGCGTATGTCACCGCAATCAGCGAGAAACCAGAATTCACCGGTGATCTTCAGTTCATTGAAAACGTCATTTCTCCCGTCACGCTGTTGAAGCCTGACACTCTTCAATTGGCTCGCAAAATAGCGGATCGACAAGCCGGATCTGCCATGGATGTTCTTCGTTTGATCATTCCGGCCCGTTATGTTCGAGCGGAAAAGGCTTTTCTCGCAGAACCTTTCAAGCCCAATGATTTCAGTGGTGACATTCCTTCCAAACCTGAAGAATTCAACCCGCTTCATATCCCTTTTGGTTCGAGATTTGCACTCAAAGTGCCACCCAGGCTTGAGGTCTCCTCGGGACTGACCTCATCAAATTGGGTGAAACTTTTCGTTGCACTTGCGGCTGAACAGCTTGCTAAAGGCTTTAGTACAGTTATTGCAGTTCCGGACTTTAGAGATATAGAAAAGCTTGAACAGGCTTGTGTTGTGGCGGGACTGGAAAAGCATTTCATTCGAGTTGACGCCAAGCTTTCTGGCCAACAGAGATACGTCAATTACCTCCGGTCTCTCACCCAAGAACCACTCATCATTCTGGGAAACAGATCAGCAACACTGGCTCCAGCTCATAATCTAGGACTCCTCGTTGTATGGGATGACGGAGACCACAACTTTGAGGAACCTCTTGGTCCGTATGCACATGCACGTGATGTGTCCTTAGTTCGCCAGTCACTATCTGGATGTTCTCTGCTTTTTGCCTCTCACACACGATCTTTGGAAACCCAGAGGCTCGTTAAATTGGGATTCTTCACTGAAGCACCAGTTGACGAAGTTGCGCAGCCTGAGATTGTTCTCACAGATGCCAATCTTGAGGAAGGAACCTCCCCTTCACGAATTCCTGGTGCGGCATGGTTGGGCGCAAAGAAAGCCCTAGAACGTGGCCCAGTGCTTGTACAAGTTGCAAGTCCCGGATTTTCGCCGGCGCTTGTGTGTAGCGCGTGCAAGGAGAGAGCAACCTGTGCTTCATGCCATGGACCTTTGCATCTTGCACACCGCAATTCTTCTCCCAGTTGTCGTTGGTGTGGCAATCTCAACGCTGCATGGACATGTGACGGTTGTGCAGGAACGCAACTTCGTCCTATAGCTGCAGGTACAGAGCGAACTTCTGATGAAATAGGTCGAGCATTCCCCGGAGTGAAAGTCATTGTTGCGGACGGCCAGCACATCATCACTTCCGTTCCAGAGCAGCCAGCAATAATCGTTGCGACCCCTGGTGCGGAACCTCTTGCCGAGGGCGGTTATGCAGCTATCTTGCTCTTGGACGGTGAACGCCTCAGAGGCAGAGAAGCATTTCGTGTGGATGAAGATGTCCTACGTAATTGGAGCAACACCATTGCACTGGCCAAGTCTGATGCCACTGTTTTCATCAACGGTGCTGGACAAGTTCTCGGTCAGACACTCCTAGAGTCTGCTCAGGTTCGATGGGCGGCACATGAATTAGCAGATCGAATGGAACTACACCTGCCCCCAGCTGTGCGTGTAGTTTCTGTTTCTGGATCTGTAGAGATGGTTCGGACAACCTGTGATGAAATCCCTCCACTTGCAGGACATCGTGTTCTCGGTCCAGTAAGTCAAGTAGATGGATCATCGCGCGCGCTCATCTTCTTTGAATATAAGGATGGCGAAAAACTTGCAACCAATCTTCGAGCAGCCGTTATTTCATCCGCCACTCGCTCAAAGAAGCCTTCTTATTCGGACCGAGCTGCTCGAGTGCTTAGACTGAGAGTGCGTTTCGACGATCCCGATATCGACTCGCTCTAA
- the metK gene encoding methionine adenosyltransferase produces MSALRLFTSESVTEGHPDKICDQISDSILDNLLEQDRGSRVAVETLVTTGLVHVAGEVTTEGYAEIPEIVRNVVKDIGYISSDIGFDGDSCGVSVSIGQQSPDIANLVFGQEEQGAGDQGIMFGYATTETAQLMPLPIYLSHRIAERLTEARKSGQLGYLRPDGKTQVTVGYEGIIPRTIETVVVSTQHSPQEDESLEILRSDVIEQIIRPVLADAGFNSADTKFMVNPMGKFEIGGPKGDAGLTGRKIIVDTYGGASRHGGGAFSGKDPSKVDRSAAYAMRHVAKNAVAAGFAEKLEVQIAYAIGVAQPVGLYVETFGTGKVDDAVIIKAIRNTFDLSPAGIIRELDLLRPIYRQTAAYGHFGRELPDFTWEKLDKVDELRRLAGL; encoded by the coding sequence ATGAGCGCTTTACGACTATTTACTTCCGAATCAGTCACCGAAGGTCACCCCGACAAGATTTGTGACCAGATTTCAGACAGCATTCTGGATAATCTGCTTGAACAGGACAGGGGCAGTCGAGTAGCGGTTGAAACCCTTGTTACTACTGGTCTGGTCCACGTTGCCGGTGAGGTAACAACCGAAGGCTATGCAGAAATCCCTGAAATCGTCCGTAATGTGGTGAAGGACATCGGCTACATCTCCTCAGATATTGGTTTTGACGGTGATAGCTGTGGTGTTTCTGTTTCTATCGGCCAACAGTCGCCGGACATCGCGAACCTTGTATTTGGTCAAGAGGAACAGGGTGCTGGCGACCAGGGCATCATGTTTGGATATGCCACCACAGAAACTGCACAGTTAATGCCCTTGCCGATTTATCTCTCACATCGCATTGCTGAACGCTTGACCGAAGCACGCAAGAGCGGACAGCTCGGTTATCTTCGTCCTGATGGAAAAACTCAGGTCACTGTTGGTTATGAAGGAATCATTCCTCGAACCATTGAGACTGTCGTTGTTTCAACACAACATTCGCCCCAGGAAGATGAGTCCCTAGAAATCCTGCGTTCAGATGTGATTGAACAGATCATTCGCCCAGTTCTTGCCGATGCTGGGTTCAACTCTGCTGATACTAAATTCATGGTCAACCCTATGGGAAAGTTTGAAATTGGCGGCCCCAAAGGTGATGCTGGTCTGACTGGCCGTAAAATCATCGTGGATACCTATGGAGGGGCAAGTCGCCATGGTGGGGGTGCTTTCTCTGGAAAAGATCCTTCAAAGGTAGACCGTTCGGCGGCCTACGCAATGCGCCATGTCGCTAAGAATGCCGTAGCTGCGGGATTTGCAGAAAAACTTGAAGTGCAAATTGCGTATGCCATTGGTGTTGCACAGCCAGTTGGACTCTATGTTGAGACATTTGGGACGGGCAAGGTTGATGACGCCGTAATTATCAAGGCAATTCGAAACACGTTTGATCTCAGCCCTGCTGGCATCATTCGTGAATTAGATCTTCTTCGTCCGATCTATCGTCAGACAGCTGCTTACGGTCACTTTGGCCGCGAACTTCCCGACTTTACCTGGGAAAAGCTCGACAAGGTTGATGAACTTCGACGTTTGGCTGGTCTGTAA
- the coaBC gene encoding bifunctional phosphopantothenoylcysteine decarboxylase/phosphopantothenate--cysteine ligase CoaBC, with protein MSRTPLRIVVGITGGIAAYKAVSVVREFVKDGHHVDVIATEAALQFVGRPTLEALSRNPVHVGLYDDVAQVRHVALGQQADVIVVAPATANTLAQFAAGLAPDLLGNTVLARRGPLVVAPAMHTEMWENTATQANISILRSRGVVVVGPGVGQLTGSDSGPGRMCEPEDIVREAYEAVSGEAHHDLLGKRILITGGGTREPLDPVRYIGNRSSGKQAVALAERATNRGAEVTLVAAHLEVEAPAGVSLVTVSTAAEMHAKVMSMSADFDVVIMAAAVSDYRMDSVSGSKLKKADNGGELHLTLVENPDILKELVSSKSTQQIIVGFAAETATETELIRIGQEKLARKGCDLLVLNQVDWEQGFGTESNTVTVLAAGGDILDTATGSKMSVADTILDCIATSPFHNA; from the coding sequence GTGTCGCGCACACCATTACGCATTGTCGTCGGGATTACCGGCGGCATTGCTGCGTATAAGGCAGTTTCTGTCGTTCGCGAGTTCGTCAAAGACGGACACCATGTTGATGTGATTGCAACCGAAGCTGCACTGCAATTTGTGGGTCGCCCTACGCTTGAAGCACTCAGTCGTAACCCCGTACACGTGGGTTTGTATGACGATGTTGCACAAGTTCGCCATGTTGCCTTGGGTCAGCAAGCAGATGTCATCGTCGTCGCTCCGGCAACAGCGAACACACTTGCCCAGTTTGCAGCTGGATTAGCTCCAGATCTTCTGGGAAATACCGTTCTCGCTCGTCGCGGCCCACTCGTTGTTGCTCCTGCAATGCACACAGAGATGTGGGAAAACACTGCAACTCAGGCGAATATCTCCATTTTGCGCTCTCGTGGGGTTGTCGTAGTTGGCCCTGGTGTGGGACAACTCACAGGTTCAGATTCTGGCCCTGGACGAATGTGTGAACCTGAAGACATCGTCAGGGAAGCTTATGAGGCTGTTTCTGGAGAGGCCCATCATGACCTCCTTGGTAAGCGAATCTTGATTACCGGCGGTGGTACGCGTGAGCCACTCGATCCTGTTCGTTACATTGGAAATCGCTCTTCGGGTAAACAGGCAGTTGCACTCGCTGAACGTGCAACGAACCGTGGTGCTGAGGTCACTCTCGTAGCAGCTCATCTCGAAGTTGAAGCCCCTGCTGGTGTCTCTCTTGTTACTGTTTCCACTGCTGCAGAGATGCATGCAAAAGTGATGTCAATGTCAGCTGATTTTGACGTTGTCATCATGGCAGCGGCTGTTTCTGACTATCGCATGGATTCTGTCTCTGGTTCGAAATTGAAGAAAGCTGACAACGGGGGAGAGCTTCACCTCACACTGGTTGAAAATCCAGACATCCTCAAAGAATTGGTTTCGTCCAAATCAACACAGCAAATCATTGTTGGTTTTGCAGCAGAAACAGCAACAGAAACAGAGCTGATTCGAATCGGTCAGGAAAAACTAGCCCGTAAGGGGTGCGATTTATTGGTCCTCAATCAGGTCGACTGGGAACAAGGTTTCGGAACAGAAAGTAACACCGTCACCGTCCTAGCTGCTGGTGGCGATATTCTGGATACTGCAACCGGATCCAAGATGTCTGTAGCGGACACTATTCTCGATTGCATCGCAACATCGCCATTCCACAACGCGTAA
- the rpoZ gene encoding DNA-directed RNA polymerase subunit omega — protein sequence MATKLEGIINPPIDDLLSKVESKYALVIFASKRARQINDYYSDLHEGSLFDNVGPLVDSNIDDKPLSVALHEINEDKLIARPLSA from the coding sequence ATGGCTACCAAGCTCGAAGGCATCATCAACCCACCAATCGACGACCTGCTCTCGAAGGTTGAATCAAAGTACGCACTGGTTATCTTCGCATCTAAGCGTGCTCGCCAAATCAACGATTACTACTCTGACCTGCACGAAGGAAGCCTCTTCGACAACGTCGGCCCCCTCGTTGACTCCAATATTGACGACAAGCCACTCTCCGTTGCTCTGCATGAAATCAACGAAGACAAGCTGATCGCTCGTCCACTTTCGGCCTAA
- the gmk gene encoding guanylate kinase, with protein MPEVDRRAAAQAGVVARRKRAAIKADVFEGRRSALDVFVVATIDPSSSEATIRVTDFLKSLRGVGVNKIPRILEELDISPRKRLGGLGKHQRAGLRKWILSYQAKRNESWAPKAVVLVGPSGVGKGTVVSHIVRNHPQVHLSISATTRDPRPGEIDGVNYYFIDHGEFDAMIYSETLLEWAEVHGQHKYGTPRGPIENALSQGRSVLLEIDLQGARQIRETMPEARLVFLLPPDWDELVRRLRERGTESEEEIQRRLETAYGELAAKDEFDVRIINRDVTEAAQQVVDLMGLIKE; from the coding sequence ATGCCTGAGGTCGACCGCCGCGCTGCAGCGCAGGCGGGAGTCGTGGCACGTCGCAAACGTGCTGCAATCAAGGCAGATGTTTTTGAGGGCCGCAGATCTGCGTTAGACGTTTTTGTTGTTGCCACGATTGATCCTTCCTCTTCGGAAGCAACTATCCGGGTCACGGATTTCTTGAAATCATTGCGCGGTGTTGGGGTGAATAAAATTCCTCGCATTCTTGAAGAGTTAGATATCTCTCCACGAAAACGCCTCGGGGGGTTGGGAAAGCATCAGCGTGCAGGATTGCGTAAATGGATTCTTTCTTACCAAGCAAAACGTAACGAATCTTGGGCGCCGAAAGCTGTTGTTCTGGTAGGTCCTTCTGGTGTGGGCAAAGGAACAGTTGTGAGCCACATTGTGCGGAATCATCCACAAGTTCATCTTTCCATCTCTGCAACCACGCGCGATCCTCGCCCAGGAGAAATAGATGGAGTGAACTACTACTTCATCGATCATGGAGAATTCGACGCCATGATTTATTCAGAAACACTCCTGGAATGGGCGGAAGTCCACGGTCAACACAAATACGGAACACCTCGTGGACCTATAGAGAATGCACTGTCTCAGGGCAGAAGTGTGCTTTTGGAGATCGATCTACAGGGGGCTAGGCAGATTCGCGAAACTATGCCGGAGGCACGACTTGTCTTCTTATTGCCTCCCGATTGGGATGAACTTGTTCGACGTTTGCGTGAACGTGGAACTGAATCTGAAGAAGAAATTCAACGCAGATTAGAAACCGCATACGGCGAACTTGCTGCAAAAGATGAGTTTGACGTTCGGATCATTAACCGAGACGTCACCGAAGCTGCCCAACAGGTCGTAGACTTAATGGGACTTATCAAGGAGTAA
- the pyrF gene encoding orotidine-5'-phosphate decarboxylase → MNELGFGDRLQAAFQQFGHLCVGIDPHPFLLNEWEFDDTFVSLREFSLRVIDACVGHVGIIKPQVAFYERHGAKGMEALEYIIRRAREAGLLVISDCKRGDIGSTMEAYAQAWLTPGWNLESDAITVSPYLGSGALSQTVDYALSNNKGVFILAATSNPEAALLQTAQVTQGVHQGKTVAAAMLSDVARWATEATPHNSVGAVLGATLNLPSLGIQSDDYPALPVLAPGFGFQGARVEDAKSLFGNLSTNLIVSETRSVLSAGREGVVESVTRRAGEVASALA, encoded by the coding sequence ATGAATGAACTAGGTTTCGGAGACCGTCTCCAAGCTGCTTTCCAGCAGTTTGGGCACTTGTGTGTGGGGATTGATCCACACCCGTTCCTGCTCAACGAGTGGGAGTTTGACGACACCTTTGTGAGCCTGCGCGAATTTTCCCTTCGTGTCATTGATGCTTGTGTTGGACATGTGGGCATTATCAAGCCTCAGGTTGCCTTCTATGAACGTCATGGCGCCAAAGGCATGGAAGCACTCGAATACATCATTCGTCGAGCGCGTGAAGCTGGCTTGTTAGTCATCTCAGACTGCAAGCGTGGTGATATTGGCAGCACCATGGAGGCCTATGCGCAAGCATGGCTGACACCTGGATGGAATCTGGAATCTGATGCCATTACTGTCAGCCCCTACTTGGGTTCAGGTGCACTTTCTCAGACTGTTGACTATGCCCTCTCGAACAATAAGGGTGTCTTTATTCTTGCCGCGACCAGTAACCCGGAAGCAGCACTGTTGCAGACTGCACAGGTAACCCAAGGTGTTCATCAGGGTAAGACCGTCGCGGCTGCCATGTTGAGTGACGTTGCCAGGTGGGCAACAGAAGCGACGCCACACAACTCTGTCGGTGCAGTTCTAGGTGCAACTCTCAACCTTCCCAGCTTGGGTATTCAGTCTGATGACTATCCAGCCTTGCCTGTACTAGCACCGGGTTTCGGTTTCCAGGGTGCTCGCGTAGAGGATGCCAAGAGTTTGTTCGGAAACCTCTCGACAAACTTGATTGTGTCAGAAACGAGAAGTGTGCTTTCAGCTGGGCGTGAGGGCGTAGTTGAATCAGTCACTCGTCGCGCAGGAGAGGTTGCTTCCGCCCTTGCCTAA
- the carB gene encoding carbamoyl-phosphate synthase large subunit: MPRRPDINSVLVIGSGPIVIGQACEFDYSGTQACRVLREEGIRVILVNSNPATIMTDPDFADATYVEPITPEVIEAIIIKEKPDAILPTLGGQTALNAAISLHENGALERHGVELIGAKVEAIRKGEDRQIFKDLVLASGADVAKSYIAHTLEECIEAAKDLGYPLVVRPSFTMGGLGSGFAYNEEDLIRIAGDGLHSSPTSEVLLEESILGWKEYELELMRDTADNTVVVCSIENVDPVGVHTGDSITVAPALTLTDREYQNLRDIGIEIIRLVGVDTGGCNIQFAIDPKDGRVIVIEMNPRVSRSSALASKATGFPIAKIAAKLAIGYRLDEIPNDITKVTPASFEPTLDYVVVKVPRFAFEKFPAADATLTTTMKSVGEAMAIGRNYATALQKALRSLEKRGSSFHWGEETRSVDELLTISKIPTDGRIVTVQQALRKGATLEQVFDATKIDPWFIDQIILINEVAAEVQAAPSLDAFVIRYAKDFGFSDAQIAELRGLNEQEVRNQRHALNIRPVFKTVDTCAGEFPALTPYHYSSYDLETEVMPSDRKKVVILGSGPNRIGQGVEFDYSCVHASFALSDAGYETIMINCNPETVSTDYDTSDRLYFEPLTLEDVLEVIHAESQSGELVGVVVQLGGQTALGLAKGLKAAGVPILGTTPEAIDLAEERGEFSRILDAANLLAPRNGTATDVEGAVKVAEEIGYPVLVRPSYVLGGRGMEIVFDTATLRDYFVRIDGQAIVGPDSPLLVDRFLDDAIEIDVDALYDGEQLYVGGVMEHIEEAGVHSGDSACTLPPISLGKKDVDRVREATLAIAKGIGVKGLINVQFAIGAGVLYVLEANPRASRTVPFVSKALGIPLAKAASRIMVGESIRDLITEGLLPVQDGSVVPMDAPIAVKEAVLPFKRFRTLEGKVVDSLLGPEMRSTGEVMGMDVNFPIAFAKAQAGAYGGLPSSGTVFISVADRDKRNIILPALRFSQLGFTIVATEGTAEILQRNGIPTTVIGKVSAKLGDDTIVELINRDEVDIVINTPSGSAARADGYEIRASAIAADKPLFTNMAQVSAAVASIDTIREGFDVCSLQEYAIKRREALAIV, encoded by the coding sequence ATGCCACGTCGTCCAGACATCAACTCCGTCCTCGTTATTGGTTCCGGTCCTATTGTGATCGGTCAAGCTTGTGAGTTTGACTACTCAGGTACACAGGCATGCCGTGTGCTACGTGAAGAGGGTATTCGAGTAATCCTGGTTAACTCGAATCCTGCCACCATCATGACGGACCCCGACTTCGCTGATGCCACCTACGTTGAGCCCATCACGCCTGAGGTCATTGAAGCAATCATCATTAAGGAAAAGCCAGATGCAATTCTGCCCACCCTTGGTGGTCAGACAGCTCTCAATGCTGCAATTTCTCTCCACGAAAATGGAGCACTTGAGCGCCACGGTGTTGAGCTCATCGGCGCCAAGGTTGAAGCCATCCGTAAGGGTGAAGACCGCCAAATTTTCAAGGACCTAGTTCTTGCCTCTGGCGCTGATGTTGCAAAGTCCTACATCGCACACACTCTTGAAGAATGCATCGAAGCAGCTAAGGATTTGGGTTACCCACTCGTTGTTCGTCCGTCCTTCACTATGGGAGGGTTGGGTTCAGGTTTCGCTTACAACGAGGAAGATCTCATCCGCATCGCTGGTGATGGCCTTCATTCCAGCCCAACCAGTGAAGTTCTCCTCGAAGAGAGCATCTTGGGATGGAAAGAATACGAACTCGAGCTGATGCGCGACACCGCCGACAACACTGTTGTAGTCTGTTCGATTGAGAACGTTGACCCCGTTGGTGTTCACACCGGTGACTCCATCACTGTTGCACCTGCTCTTACACTTACGGACCGTGAGTACCAGAACTTGCGTGATATCGGTATTGAAATCATTCGTCTCGTAGGCGTGGACACGGGTGGTTGTAACATTCAGTTCGCCATCGATCCCAAGGATGGCCGTGTCATTGTGATCGAGATGAACCCTCGTGTTTCTCGCTCCTCAGCCCTGGCATCAAAGGCAACAGGATTCCCTATTGCCAAGATTGCTGCGAAGTTGGCTATCGGATATCGCCTCGATGAAATCCCCAACGACATCACCAAGGTGACTCCTGCTTCCTTTGAGCCAACCCTTGACTATGTCGTGGTGAAGGTTCCTCGCTTTGCGTTCGAAAAGTTCCCTGCAGCAGATGCGACATTGACCACCACCATGAAGTCTGTTGGTGAGGCAATGGCTATCGGTCGCAACTATGCCACAGCATTGCAGAAGGCATTGCGTTCGTTGGAGAAACGTGGAAGCTCCTTCCACTGGGGTGAGGAAACCCGTTCTGTTGATGAACTGCTTACTATCTCCAAGATTCCTACTGACGGACGTATTGTGACTGTTCAGCAGGCACTTCGTAAGGGTGCAACTCTGGAACAGGTCTTTGATGCAACCAAGATTGACCCATGGTTCATTGACCAGATTATCTTGATCAATGAAGTTGCTGCTGAAGTGCAGGCAGCGCCTTCTCTAGATGCATTTGTCATTCGCTACGCCAAGGACTTCGGTTTCTCAGATGCTCAAATTGCAGAGCTTCGCGGTCTGAACGAGCAAGAGGTGCGCAACCAGCGTCACGCCCTCAATATTCGCCCTGTTTTCAAGACTGTGGACACGTGTGCTGGAGAGTTTCCGGCCCTCACCCCATATCACTACTCAAGCTATGACCTCGAGACAGAGGTGATGCCGAGTGATCGAAAAAAGGTCGTAATTCTCGGCTCTGGCCCGAACCGTATCGGCCAGGGTGTTGAGTTTGACTACTCCTGTGTCCACGCATCATTTGCGCTCTCAGATGCTGGTTATGAAACCATCATGATCAATTGCAACCCCGAGACCGTTTCAACCGACTATGACACCAGTGATCGCCTTTACTTCGAGCCCCTCACTTTGGAAGATGTTCTCGAGGTTATTCATGCAGAGAGTCAGTCGGGTGAACTTGTCGGAGTTGTTGTTCAACTCGGTGGTCAAACCGCTCTTGGTCTCGCAAAGGGTCTCAAGGCTGCAGGTGTGCCCATTTTGGGAACCACACCAGAAGCTATCGACCTTGCCGAAGAGCGTGGTGAATTCAGCCGTATCTTGGACGCAGCTAACCTGCTTGCTCCTCGAAATGGAACCGCAACAGATGTTGAAGGTGCAGTGAAGGTTGCAGAGGAAATCGGCTATCCCGTTCTTGTGCGTCCGTCGTATGTGCTCGGGGGACGCGGTATGGAGATTGTCTTCGATACCGCCACTCTTCGCGATTACTTCGTGCGCATCGATGGCCAAGCCATTGTTGGTCCAGATTCACCACTATTGGTCGATCGCTTCCTCGATGACGCCATCGAAATTGACGTAGATGCACTTTATGACGGAGAACAACTCTATGTCGGCGGTGTGATGGAACACATTGAAGAAGCTGGTGTTCACTCTGGTGACTCTGCCTGTACTCTTCCACCCATTTCTTTGGGCAAGAAGGATGTCGACCGCGTTCGTGAAGCAACCTTGGCTATTGCCAAGGGAATCGGCGTCAAGGGTCTGATCAACGTTCAGTTCGCGATTGGTGCAGGAGTTCTCTACGTCCTTGAAGCTAACCCACGTGCTTCTCGTACTGTTCCCTTCGTCTCAAAAGCTTTGGGTATTCCACTGGCCAAGGCAGCGAGCCGCATCATGGTGGGGGAGAGTATTCGGGATCTAATCACTGAGGGTCTGCTTCCGGTTCAAGATGGCTCTGTTGTTCCTATGGATGCACCCATCGCGGTGAAGGAAGCTGTGCTTCCGTTCAAGCGTTTCCGCACTCTTGAAGGTAAGGTTGTGGACTCCCTACTCGGCCCAGAAATGCGCTCAACTGGTGAAGTTATGGGTATGGATGTGAACTTCCCCATTGCCTTTGCAAAGGCTCAGGCTGGCGCATATGGTGGTTTGCCTTCATCGGGAACTGTATTTATCTCAGTTGCCGATCGTGACAAGCGCAACATCATCTTGCCTGCACTTCGATTCTCGCAACTAGGCTTCACCATTGTGGCGACCGAAGGCACGGCAGAAATTCTTCAGCGCAACGGTATTCCTACAACAGTTATTGGAAAGGTCAGCGCAAAGCTCGGTGATGACACCATTGTGGAACTCATTAACCGTGACGAGGTCGATATCGTTATCAACACTCCAAGTGGCTCAGCCGCTCGCGCTGATGGTTACGAGATTCGTGCTTCAGCTATTGCTGCCGATAAGCCATTGTTTACCAACATGGCTCAGGTCAGTGCTGCTGTTGCATCTATCGACACAATCCGCGAAGGTTTTGATGTGTGTAGTTTGCAGGAATACGCCATCAAGCGTCGTGAGGCTTTGGCTATCGTATGA
- the carA gene encoding glutamine-hydrolyzing carbamoyl-phosphate synthase small subunit codes for MSLTTPNAVLVLEDGSRYEGRAYGAEGATFGEIVFATGMSGYQETLTDPSYAGQIVLMTAPHIGNTGMNDKDMESRRIWVAGYAVRDASRIVSNFRAERSLDNDLEHEGIVGIQGIDTRAVTRHIRSKGAMRAGIFSGAAAAESADIQLAKVLEADQMAGKNLSAQVSTQEEYVVPAVGEKIGSVAILDLGVKTSTVNYIAERGFDAHVLPQTVTAEQILAMKPSALFFSNGPGDPAASDKHVELLRTVLKAGIPFFGICFGNQLLGRALGFSTYKLPFGHRGINQPVLDKATGRVEITSQNHGFAVDAPIEGVLDSPAGFGRVEVSHYSLNDQVVEGLRCLDINAFSVQYHPEAASGPHDSNYLFDRFRDMVLASSTISGASN; via the coding sequence GTGAGTCTCACGACCCCCAATGCCGTATTAGTACTCGAGGACGGTTCACGTTACGAAGGACGTGCTTATGGCGCTGAAGGAGCCACCTTCGGTGAAATCGTCTTTGCTACAGGCATGTCTGGTTACCAGGAGACACTAACCGACCCTTCGTATGCAGGTCAGATTGTGCTGATGACCGCCCCACACATCGGCAACACGGGCATGAACGATAAGGATATGGAGTCTCGTCGTATCTGGGTCGCCGGTTATGCCGTTCGAGATGCGTCACGCATTGTTTCAAACTTTCGTGCAGAACGAAGCCTCGATAACGACCTTGAACACGAAGGCATCGTCGGTATTCAAGGCATCGACACCCGTGCAGTTACTCGTCACATCCGATCAAAGGGAGCTATGCGCGCGGGAATCTTCTCTGGAGCAGCTGCGGCCGAGTCTGCTGATATTCAACTCGCTAAGGTCCTCGAAGCTGACCAGATGGCTGGAAAGAATCTTTCTGCCCAGGTCTCAACTCAGGAAGAATATGTCGTTCCTGCAGTGGGGGAGAAGATCGGTTCTGTTGCAATCCTTGACCTCGGTGTCAAGACCTCTACTGTCAACTACATCGCCGAGCGCGGATTCGATGCTCATGTCCTGCCACAGACCGTGACTGCTGAACAGATTCTTGCCATGAAGCCCTCCGCTTTGTTCTTTTCCAACGGCCCTGGCGACCCAGCAGCAAGTGATAAACATGTTGAACTCTTAAGAACCGTTCTGAAGGCTGGAATCCCGTTTTTCGGTATCTGCTTTGGCAACCAGTTGTTAGGACGCGCGCTTGGCTTCAGCACATACAAACTACCGTTCGGACACCGAGGTATCAACCAGCCTGTTTTGGACAAGGCAACAGGTCGAGTTGAAATCACCAGCCAGAACCATGGTTTCGCCGTGGATGCTCCCATTGAGGGGGTTCTTGACTCTCCAGCTGGATTCGGCCGCGTCGAGGTAAGCCACTACAGCCTGAACGACCAGGTTGTTGAAGGCTTGCGTTGCCTAGATATCAATGCTTTCTCTGTCCAGTACCACCCAGAAGCTGCATCGGGACCTCATGACAGCAACTATCTCTTTGACCGTTTCCGCGACATGGTCCTCGCATCCTCTACTATCTCGGGAGCATCGAACTAA